In Mycobacterium sp. Aquia_216, a genomic segment contains:
- a CDS encoding MBL fold metallo-hydrolase translates to MTAVDDNYTGHVDPGTAARRNLPGVTIIKASVGPMDNNAYLVTCSSTGETLLIDAANDADVLIDLVKRNAPTLSLIVTSHQHFDHWQALEAVAAATGAPTACHEIDAEPLPVKPDRLLANGDTVQIGELTFDVIHLRGHTPGSIALALDGPATGGVTQLFTGDCLFPGGVGKTWRKGDFTQLLDDVTSRVFEVYSDSTVIYPGHGDDTVLGAERPHLSEWRQRGW, encoded by the coding sequence ATGACGGCCGTGGACGACAACTACACCGGACACGTCGACCCTGGTACCGCGGCCCGTCGCAACCTGCCCGGGGTCACGATCATCAAGGCGTCGGTGGGTCCCATGGATAACAACGCCTACCTGGTGACATGTTCCTCGACCGGGGAAACACTGCTGATCGACGCCGCCAACGACGCCGACGTCCTGATCGACCTCGTCAAACGGAACGCCCCGACGCTGTCCCTGATCGTGACCAGCCATCAGCACTTCGATCATTGGCAAGCGCTGGAGGCCGTGGCCGCCGCCACGGGTGCGCCGACCGCCTGCCACGAGATCGACGCCGAACCGCTGCCCGTCAAACCTGATCGCTTGCTGGCCAACGGTGACACCGTGCAAATCGGCGAGCTGACGTTCGACGTCATTCACCTGCGCGGGCACACCCCCGGATCGATCGCGCTGGCCCTCGACGGGCCGGCGACGGGCGGCGTCACACAGTTGTTCACCGGCGACTGCCTCTTCCCCGGTGGGGTGGGCAAGACGTGGCGGAAGGGCGACTTCACCCAGCTGCTCGACGACGTCACCAGCCGGGTGTTCGAGGTGTACTCGGATTCCACCGTGATCTATCCCGGCCACGGCGACGACACAGTGTTGGGTGCCGAACGCCCTCATCTGAGCGAATGGCGCCAGCGAGGCTGGTAG
- the uvrB gene encoding excinuclease ABC subunit UvrB: MAFATEHPVLAHSEYRAVDEVVRAGGRFEVVSPHDPAGDQPAAIEELERRIQAGERDVVLLGATGTGKSATTAWLIERLQRPTLVMAPNKTLAAQLANELREMLPHNAVEYFVSYYDYYQPEAYIAQTDTYIEKDSSINDDVERLRHSATSSLLSRRDVVVVASVSCIYGLGTPQSYLDRSVELRVGSEVPRDGLLRLLVDVQYTRNDLSFTRGSFRVRGDTVEIIPSYEELAVRIEFFGDEVEALYYLHPLTGDVVRQVDSLRIFPATHYVAGPERMAQAISTIEEELAERLAEFEGQGKLLEAQRLRMRTNYDVEMMRQVGFCSGIENYSRHIDGRGAGTPPATLLDYFPEDFLLVIDESHVTVPQIGGMYEGDMSRKRNLVEYGFRLPSACDNRPLTWEEFADRIGQTVYLSATPGPYELSQAAGEFVEQVIRPTGLVDPKVVVKPTKGQIDDLIGEIRKRAEADERVLVTTLTKKMAEDLTDYLLEMGIRVRYLHSEVDTLRRVELLRQLRLGDYDVLVGINLLREGLDLPEVSLVSILDADKEGFLRSARSLIQTIGRAARNVSGEVHMYADKMTDSMTEAIDETERRRAKQIAYNEANGIDPQPLRKKIADILDQVYREADDSENVQIGGSGRNASRGRRAQGEPGRAVSAGIIEGRDTASMPRAELADLIKDLTAQMMAAARDLQFELAARFRDEIADLKKELRGMDAAGLK, from the coding sequence ATGGCTTTCGCCACTGAACATCCGGTCCTCGCGCATTCGGAGTACCGCGCGGTTGATGAGGTCGTGCGCGCCGGCGGCCGGTTCGAGGTGGTCAGTCCGCATGATCCCGCAGGAGACCAGCCGGCGGCCATCGAGGAGCTGGAGCGGCGCATCCAAGCGGGGGAGCGCGACGTCGTGCTGCTCGGCGCCACCGGTACCGGGAAGTCGGCGACCACCGCCTGGCTGATCGAACGGCTGCAACGGCCCACCCTGGTGATGGCGCCCAACAAGACGCTGGCCGCCCAGCTGGCCAATGAACTGCGAGAGATGTTGCCGCACAACGCAGTCGAGTACTTCGTTTCGTACTACGACTACTACCAGCCGGAGGCATACATCGCTCAGACCGACACCTACATCGAAAAGGACAGCTCGATCAACGACGATGTGGAGCGGTTGCGGCACTCCGCGACGTCGTCGCTGCTGTCCCGTCGCGACGTGGTGGTGGTGGCTTCGGTGTCGTGCATCTACGGCCTGGGCACGCCACAGTCCTACCTGGACCGTTCGGTCGAGCTGCGGGTGGGCAGCGAGGTGCCGCGGGACGGGTTGCTGCGGTTGCTGGTCGACGTGCAGTACACCCGCAACGACCTGTCTTTCACCCGCGGCTCGTTCCGGGTGCGCGGCGACACCGTGGAAATCATTCCGTCGTATGAAGAGCTCGCGGTGCGTATCGAGTTCTTCGGCGACGAGGTCGAGGCGCTGTATTACCTGCACCCGCTGACCGGCGACGTGGTCCGTCAGGTCGACTCGCTGCGGATCTTTCCGGCGACCCACTATGTAGCCGGTCCCGAGCGGATGGCGCAGGCGATTTCGACCATCGAGGAAGAGCTCGCCGAGCGGCTCGCCGAATTCGAGGGCCAGGGCAAGTTGCTGGAGGCCCAGCGGCTGCGGATGCGCACCAACTACGACGTCGAGATGATGCGGCAGGTCGGGTTCTGCTCGGGCATCGAGAACTACTCGCGTCACATCGACGGTCGCGGGGCGGGGACGCCGCCGGCAACGTTGCTGGATTACTTCCCGGAGGATTTCCTGCTGGTCATCGACGAGTCGCATGTCACCGTGCCGCAGATCGGCGGCATGTACGAGGGCGACATGTCCCGGAAGCGCAACCTGGTCGAGTACGGCTTCCGGTTGCCGTCGGCATGCGACAACCGCCCGCTGACCTGGGAGGAGTTCGCCGACCGCATCGGGCAGACGGTGTACCTGTCGGCGACCCCGGGCCCCTACGAGCTGAGCCAGGCCGCCGGTGAATTCGTCGAGCAGGTGATCCGGCCCACCGGTCTGGTCGACCCGAAGGTCGTGGTGAAGCCGACCAAGGGGCAGATCGACGACCTGATCGGGGAGATCCGCAAACGCGCGGAGGCCGACGAGCGGGTGCTGGTCACAACTCTGACCAAGAAGATGGCCGAGGACCTCACCGACTACCTGCTGGAGATGGGCATCCGGGTGCGCTACCTGCACTCCGAGGTGGACACGCTGCGCCGGGTCGAACTGCTGCGCCAGCTGCGGCTCGGCGACTACGACGTGCTGGTCGGCATCAACCTGCTGCGGGAGGGTTTGGACCTGCCCGAGGTGTCGCTGGTGTCGATCCTCGACGCCGACAAGGAAGGCTTCCTGCGGTCGGCGCGCAGCCTGATCCAGACGATCGGTCGTGCCGCGCGCAACGTCTCGGGTGAAGTGCACATGTACGCCGACAAGATGACCGACTCGATGACGGAGGCCATCGACGAGACCGAACGGCGACGCGCCAAACAGATCGCCTACAACGAGGCCAACGGCATCGACCCGCAGCCGCTGCGCAAGAAGATCGCCGACATCCTCGATCAGGTCTATCGCGAGGCAGACGACTCCGAGAACGTTCAGATCGGCGGATCGGGCCGCAACGCCTCGCGCGGTCGGCGGGCACAAGGGGAGCCCGGTCGCGCCGTCAGCGCCGGCATCATCGAGGGTCGCGACACCGCCAGCATGCCGCGCGCCGAACTTGCCGACCTGATCAAAGATCTCACCGCGCAGATGATGGCCGCCGCCCGTGACTTGCAATTCGAGCTGGCCGCACGGTTCCGCGACGAGATCGCCGACCTCAAAAAGGAATTACGCGGAATGGACGCTGCCGGTCTGAAGTGA
- a CDS encoding universal stress protein, giving the protein MSAYRTVVVGTDGSDSSLRAVERAATIAGPDAKLIVASAYLPQQQDGRAADVLKDESYKVSGTAPIYAILQDAKERAHKAGAKNVEERPIVGAPVDALVSLAEDVKADLLVVGNVGLSTIAGRLLGSVPANVSRRAKVDVLIVHTTS; this is encoded by the coding sequence ATGTCCGCTTATCGGACCGTGGTGGTCGGCACTGATGGTTCAGATTCATCGTTGCGTGCTGTCGAACGGGCGGCCACCATCGCCGGGCCGGACGCGAAGCTGATCGTCGCATCGGCGTACCTACCCCAGCAACAGGACGGCCGGGCCGCCGACGTCCTGAAGGATGAAAGCTACAAGGTGTCGGGCACCGCCCCGATTTACGCGATCTTGCAGGACGCAAAAGAGCGGGCGCACAAGGCCGGTGCGAAGAACGTCGAGGAGCGACCCATCGTCGGCGCACCCGTCGACGCCCTGGTCAGCCTCGCCGAAGATGTCAAAGCCGACCTGCTGGTCGTCGGCAATGTCGGGCTGAGCACCATCGCGGGCCGCTTGTTGGGCTCGGTGCCGGCCAACGTGTCACGCCGGGCCAAGGTCGACGTGCTGATCGTGCACACCACGTCCTGA
- a CDS encoding MgtC/SapB family protein — MQTLLADPLFGGVAQNGRHLVELFAAFGLTTLIGLERTVQGKSAGLRTQTIVGTSSALVLMISKYGFADAVASGTVVLDPSRVAAQIVSGIGFLGAGIIITRRGAVHGLTTAAAVWESAAIGMAAGAGLLLLATAVVALHFVSALAFHAVERQLTARLRGTTRLHLIYEDGQGVLRQVLRICGHKNWHLFELDGAPHDVDEGHVAVTMTLSGAKITDARHVFANVDGVIAVLHDEDEPD, encoded by the coding sequence ATGCAGACCTTGCTGGCAGACCCGCTGTTCGGTGGCGTTGCCCAGAACGGCCGTCACCTTGTCGAGCTTTTCGCGGCATTCGGCTTGACGACACTGATCGGCCTGGAACGCACCGTGCAGGGCAAGAGCGCGGGACTGCGAACCCAAACCATCGTCGGGACATCGTCGGCCTTGGTCCTGATGATCAGCAAGTACGGGTTCGCCGATGCCGTGGCCAGCGGCACCGTTGTGCTGGATCCGTCCCGCGTTGCGGCCCAAATCGTCTCGGGGATAGGTTTTTTGGGCGCGGGCATCATCATCACCCGCCGTGGTGCGGTGCACGGGCTGACCACGGCGGCGGCGGTTTGGGAATCGGCCGCGATCGGTATGGCAGCCGGTGCCGGCCTGCTGTTGCTCGCCACCGCCGTCGTGGCCTTGCATTTTGTCAGCGCGCTGGCCTTCCACGCGGTGGAGCGTCAACTCACCGCAAGGCTGCGCGGGACCACGCGGCTACATCTCATCTATGAAGACGGACAGGGCGTGCTGCGGCAGGTACTTCGGATCTGCGGGCACAAAAACTGGCATCTCTTCGAACTCGACGGGGCCCCGCACGACGTCGACGAAGGTCATGTCGCGGTGACGATGACGTTGTCGGGCGCCAAAATCACCGACGCACGGCACGTGTTCGCCAACGTCGATGGGGTTATCGCGGTGCTTCACGACGAGGATGAGCCCGACTGA
- a CDS encoding MFS transporter: MTNTASDTGSWRELLGSYLGTSTVLAGGVFLYATNEFLTTSLLPSTVAEIGGGRLYAWVITLYLVGSVVAAATVNTLRLRLGARSSFLWGLAVFGIASIVCALAPNIAVLIAGRALQGVAGGLLAGLGYALINTALPRSLWTRGSALVSAMWGVATLIGPAIGGLFAQFGLWRWAFGAMTILAALMAVLVPMALSDGDAGPGGAAPINKVPVRSLLLMGAAALAVSVAELPHNVFATVGLLVAAALLVCAFVFVDWRMHAAVLPPSVFSHGPLKWIYLTMAVQMAAVMVDTYVPLFGQRLAHLTPVTAGFLGAALALGWTIAEVSSASLSDPRVIGRVIAAAPLVMASGLVLAAATQRADASTGAVLVWAVGFLIAGIGIGMTWPHLSMRAMDTVDDPAEGGAAAAAINTVQLISAAFGAGLAGVVVNNVQGGDVAAARWLYAVIAVLAATAVVASTRASRRDRRAPR; encoded by the coding sequence GTGACCAACACGGCGAGCGACACCGGCAGTTGGCGCGAACTGCTGGGCAGCTACCTGGGAACGTCAACCGTCTTGGCCGGCGGAGTTTTCCTGTACGCCACCAACGAGTTTCTGACCACCAGCCTGCTCCCGAGCACCGTCGCCGAGATCGGGGGCGGCCGCTTGTATGCGTGGGTGATCACCCTGTATCTGGTCGGATCGGTGGTTGCGGCGGCCACCGTGAACACCCTGCGACTGCGCTTGGGTGCGCGCTCCTCGTTCCTCTGGGGCCTGGCCGTTTTCGGCATCGCGAGCATCGTGTGCGCACTGGCCCCGAACATAGCGGTACTGATAGCCGGACGTGCCCTGCAAGGCGTGGCCGGCGGACTGTTGGCCGGGTTGGGCTATGCGCTCATCAATACGGCACTACCGCGTTCGCTGTGGACCCGCGGTTCGGCGCTGGTGTCGGCGATGTGGGGCGTCGCGACCTTGATCGGGCCCGCGATCGGCGGCCTTTTCGCGCAGTTCGGGTTGTGGCGGTGGGCGTTTGGTGCGATGACCATTCTCGCCGCACTGATGGCGGTGTTGGTGCCAATGGCACTCAGCGACGGCGATGCCGGCCCCGGCGGTGCGGCTCCGATCAATAAGGTGCCGGTGCGTTCGCTTCTGTTGATGGGCGCCGCCGCCCTGGCGGTCAGCGTTGCGGAGTTGCCGCACAACGTTTTCGCAACCGTGGGGCTCCTGGTGGCCGCCGCATTGTTGGTCTGCGCGTTTGTGTTCGTCGACTGGCGGATGCACGCGGCGGTGTTGCCGCCCAGCGTATTTAGTCACGGACCGTTGAAATGGATTTACCTGACCATGGCGGTGCAGATGGCTGCCGTGATGGTCGACACCTACGTGCCGTTGTTCGGCCAGCGGTTGGCGCATCTGACACCAGTCACGGCGGGATTCTTGGGTGCCGCATTGGCGCTGGGCTGGACGATCGCCGAAGTTTCCAGCGCATCGCTGAGTGACCCTCGTGTCATCGGCAGGGTGATCGCGGCGGCACCGTTGGTGATGGCGTCGGGTCTGGTCCTGGCCGCGGCAACCCAGCGCGCCGACGCGTCGACCGGCGCCGTCCTGGTCTGGGCGGTGGGGTTCCTGATCGCCGGAATCGGGATCGGGATGACCTGGCCGCATCTATCGATGCGCGCCATGGACACCGTCGACGACCCGGCCGAGGGCGGCGCGGCGGCCGCGGCGATCAACACCGTCCAATTGATCTCCGCGGCTTTCGGGGCGGGCCTGGCGGGCGTGGTGGTCAACAACGTTCAGGGTGGGGACGTGGCGGCGGCTCGCTGGTTGTACGCCGTCATTGCGGTGCTGGCAGCGACAGCTGTCGTCGCGTCCACCAGGGCCAGCCGGCGCGATCGTCGCGCACCGCGCTGA
- a CDS encoding glycosyltransferase family 39 protein, translating to MATSALEQRSSDVVAQSGPAPTRGRLLDPLAVAVLAAVISGAWASRPSLWFDEGATISAAASRTLPELWRLLGHIDAVHGLYYLVMHGWFTVFPPTEFWSRVPSALAIGAAAAGVVVFTRKFTPGRGTAVCAGVVFAILPRTTWAGIEARSYALSVAAAIWLTVLLVTAVRRNRPRLWVGYAVSLMVSILLSLNLILLVLVYAAMLPLLAPKGALRSPAIWWAASTAVALGAMTPFIVFAHGQAFQVDWLFPVSWHYAFDITQRQYFDHSVPFAVLSAVVMVAAIVARLLGAPAPAGEMRRLVIICVGWIVLPTAAVVVYSAIGEPMYFPRYLILTTPAMAVLLAICIITVARRRWPIVGVVLLFVVAAVPDYLFVQRWPYAKEGWDYSQVADVISSHAAPGDCLLADNTVPWRPGPIRALLATRPAAYRSLIDVERGVYGPKVGSLWDGHVAVWLTTAKINKCTTLWTITNYDKSFPDHQVGQALSPGIFGRAPAYRFPSYLGFHIVERWQFHYSQVVKSTR from the coding sequence ATGGCTACGTCCGCCCTCGAGCAGCGCTCTTCGGATGTCGTTGCCCAATCCGGGCCGGCGCCCACGCGTGGCCGATTGCTCGACCCGTTGGCGGTGGCCGTTCTGGCCGCCGTCATCAGCGGCGCCTGGGCCAGTCGGCCTTCGCTGTGGTTCGACGAGGGAGCCACGATCTCGGCCGCGGCGAGCCGGACTTTGCCCGAATTATGGCGACTGCTGGGCCACATCGACGCCGTGCACGGCCTGTACTACCTGGTGATGCACGGATGGTTCACTGTCTTTCCGCCGACCGAATTCTGGTCGCGGGTTCCAAGCGCCCTCGCGATCGGTGCCGCTGCCGCCGGTGTCGTCGTGTTCACCAGGAAATTCACCCCGGGACGCGGCACCGCGGTATGCGCGGGCGTCGTCTTCGCGATCCTGCCGCGCACCACGTGGGCGGGGATCGAAGCTCGCTCGTATGCCTTGTCGGTGGCCGCGGCGATCTGGCTGACCGTTCTGCTGGTCACCGCGGTGCGGCGCAATCGGCCGCGGCTGTGGGTGGGCTACGCCGTCTCGCTGATGGTGTCGATTCTGCTGAGCCTCAACCTGATCCTGCTGGTCCTCGTCTACGCGGCGATGCTGCCGTTGCTGGCGCCCAAGGGCGCCCTGAGGTCCCCGGCCATCTGGTGGGCGGCCAGCACGGCCGTCGCGTTGGGCGCCATGACGCCGTTCATCGTGTTCGCGCATGGTCAGGCATTTCAGGTCGACTGGCTTTTCCCGGTCAGCTGGCACTACGCCTTCGACATCACGCAGCGGCAGTACTTCGACCACAGCGTTCCGTTCGCGGTGCTCAGCGCCGTCGTCATGGTGGCCGCGATCGTCGCCCGACTGCTCGGCGCGCCCGCCCCGGCCGGCGAGATGCGCCGCCTGGTGATCATCTGCGTCGGGTGGATCGTGCTGCCCACCGCCGCCGTCGTGGTCTATTCGGCGATCGGCGAGCCGATGTATTTTCCGCGCTACCTGATCCTGACCACCCCCGCGATGGCCGTTCTGCTGGCAATCTGCATCATCACCGTGGCGCGCCGGCGGTGGCCCATTGTCGGTGTCGTGCTGCTGTTCGTGGTCGCGGCGGTGCCGGATTACCTGTTCGTCCAGCGCTGGCCGTACGCCAAGGAAGGCTGGGACTACAGCCAGGTGGCCGATGTGATCAGCTCGCACGCCGCTCCAGGGGATTGCCTGCTGGCGGATAACACGGTGCCGTGGCGGCCGGGTCCGATCCGTGCCCTGCTGGCGACCCGACCGGCGGCGTATCGATCGCTGATTGACGTGGAGCGCGGTGTCTACGGCCCGAAGGTCGGTTCGCTGTGGGACGGTCACGTGGCGGTGTGGCTGACGACGGCCAAGATCAACAAATGCACCACGTTGTGGACCATCACCAACTACGACAAGTCGTTCCCCGATCACCAAGTCGGACAAGCGTTGTCACCGGGCATATTCGGCCGCGCCCCCGCGTATCGATTCCCGAGCTACCTCGGCTTTCACATCGTCGAGCGGTGGCAGTTCCACTACTCGCAGGTTGTCAAATCGACGCGCTGA
- a CDS encoding MFS transporter: MTDTSTETGSWRELLGQHLGMSAVLAGGVLLYSTNEFLTVSMLPTIIADIGGSRLFSWATTLYLAGSVVAAAVVHPMLQRIGARCSYLIGLTVFVLASLVSFMAPNMQVLVAGRGLRGVAGGLLAGLGYALINSALPRSLWTRGSALVSAMWGVSTVIGPVTGGIFAQLGLWRWAYIAIAIWAGLMAVLVLAVLKPDRVDSFGEKPLTPIRKVPIWSLLLMGSAALVVSVASVPQHRAENLGLLFAGVLLVVAFVVVDGRVSVAVLPRNVFGPGPLKWIYLTMSVQMVAAMANIYVPLFGQRLADLSPVEAGFLGAALATGWTLSEVVSASLTNRRVIARIIVVAPLVMATGLALAAVTQRAYAPLGFVALWALALLITGVGIGVAWPHLAVRAMDCGDDPVQSSAAAAAINTVQLVSAAFGAGLAGVVVNLAEADDATAARWLYLVFAALAATGVVASYRAIRLQSGSSSS, from the coding sequence GTGACCGACACGTCGACCGAGACCGGCAGTTGGCGTGAGCTGCTCGGCCAGCACCTCGGGATGTCCGCCGTCCTCGCCGGCGGCGTTCTGCTCTACTCCACCAACGAATTTCTCACCGTCAGCATGCTGCCGACCATCATCGCCGACATCGGCGGAAGTCGGCTGTTTTCCTGGGCGACGACGCTGTATCTGGCGGGTTCGGTAGTCGCGGCCGCCGTAGTCCACCCGATGCTGCAGCGCATCGGGGCCCGGTGTTCGTATCTGATCGGGCTCACGGTGTTCGTGCTCGCCAGTCTGGTGAGTTTTATGGCACCCAATATGCAGGTTTTGGTCGCCGGACGCGGATTGCGCGGAGTGGCCGGCGGACTGCTGGCCGGCCTCGGCTATGCGCTGATCAACTCCGCTTTGCCGCGTTCGCTGTGGACCCGCGGCTCGGCACTGGTGTCGGCGATGTGGGGAGTGTCAACGGTGATCGGGCCGGTGACGGGCGGGATTTTCGCGCAGCTCGGCCTCTGGCGCTGGGCGTATATCGCAATCGCTATCTGGGCCGGGCTGATGGCGGTTTTGGTGCTGGCCGTGCTCAAGCCCGACCGGGTCGACTCGTTCGGCGAGAAACCGTTGACGCCCATCCGCAAGGTGCCGATCTGGTCGCTGCTGCTGATGGGTTCGGCCGCACTGGTCGTGAGCGTCGCGTCGGTGCCGCAGCACCGGGCGGAGAACCTGGGTCTGCTGTTCGCCGGCGTGTTGCTGGTGGTTGCCTTCGTCGTCGTCGACGGGCGAGTGTCGGTAGCGGTGTTGCCGCGCAACGTATTTGGCCCAGGGCCGTTGAAATGGATCTACCTGACCATGTCGGTGCAGATGGTCGCCGCGATGGCCAATATCTATGTGCCGTTGTTCGGTCAGAGGCTCGCGGACCTGAGCCCGGTGGAGGCCGGATTTCTTGGCGCAGCGCTGGCCACCGGGTGGACCCTCAGCGAGGTCGTCAGTGCTTCGCTGACCAATCGGCGGGTGATCGCGCGCATCATCGTCGTCGCTCCGTTGGTGATGGCGACGGGCTTGGCGCTGGCCGCCGTCACCCAGCGCGCGTATGCCCCGCTCGGGTTTGTCGCGCTGTGGGCTCTGGCACTACTGATCACCGGGGTCGGCATCGGGGTCGCCTGGCCGCACCTTGCCGTGCGTGCGATGGATTGCGGCGACGACCCGGTGCAAAGCAGTGCGGCGGCCGCCGCGATCAACACCGTCCAACTGGTCTCTGCGGCTTTCGGGGCCGGGCTGGCGGGGGTGGTGGTCAACCTGGCCGAGGCCGATGATGCGACGGCGGCTCGCTGGTTGTATCTCGTTTTCGCGGCGTTGGCGGCGACTGGTGTCGTGGCGTCGTATCGGGCGATACGGCTTCAGTCGGGCTCATCCTCGTCGTGA